DNA from Mobula hypostoma chromosome 4, sMobHyp1.1, whole genome shotgun sequence:
aatgttgtccttcacccattgatggattttgtaaatctttttacaggttaaaaatgacaaggaatttatATGGGAATTCCAATAAAACacaccagttttgctgtctctatctagatatttaagaagtggagcaagggattcaatcgaccatccttcctgctcagacattgggaatggattcagtcagtcatttcaactgaaggtacatcagcaagttcacactgggacaaggccattcatctgttctgtgtgtgagaggggattcagactgtcttctcacctgtggACACAACAATCAGTTCACACTGGCCAGAAGCTGGTCATCTGAATTTGTGGGAAGGGCTTCACTCGGTCATCTCTGagctaatggctcaccagcgagttcacaccggggagaggccgttcacctgctcggactgtgggaagggattcacttactCATCTaagctgaaggtacatcagcgagttcacactggggaaaggccgttcacctgctcagtctgtgggaagggattcactcagtcatccaccctacagagtcaccagcgagttcacactggggagaagccgttcacctgctcagactgtgggaagggattcactcagtcatccaccctacagagtcaccagcgagttcacactggggagaggccattcacctgcccagactgtgggaaaggattcactttaTTATCtcacctacagagacaccagtcagttcacactggaaagagaccattcacctgctcagtctgtgggaagacatttactcagtcatcccacctacagagtcaccagcgagttcacactggggaaaagccattcacctgcttagactgtgggaagggattcacttggtcatctgatctactgagacaccagcgatttcacactggggagaagccattcacctgctcagactgtgggaaaggattcactttaTTATCTCACCTACGGAGACACCAGTcaattcacaccggggagaggccgttcacctgctcagtctgtgggaagacattTACTCAatcatcccacctacagagtcaccagcgtgttcacactggggagaggccattcagctgctcagtctgtgggaagggattcactcagtcatccgaactacagagtcaccagcgagttcacactcaagagaaaccgttcacctgctcggactgtggaaagggattcactcgatcatccaccctattggcacaccagtcagttcacactggggagtggtcattcacctgctgtgaatgtgggaagggattcactcggtcatctcatctactgaaacaccagcgagttcacactgggtggAGGCCGATCACCTGCTCAAACATtgggaagagattctctcagccaaatcaaccaaatgtgcatcagtgagttcacactggggagaggccgttcacctgctgtgaatgcggggagggattcactcagtAATCTAACCTTGTGACATACTACCAGGTTCACACTGGGGGGAAAGTTTCAATAAGCTtcatgctggatatttgtcc
Protein-coding regions in this window:
- the LOC134345914 gene encoding oocyte zinc finger protein XlCOF6-like, encoding MAHQRVHTGERPFTCSDCGKGFTYSSKLKVHQRVHTGERPFTCSVCGKGFTQSSTLQSHQRVHTGEKPFTCSDCGKGFTQSSTLQSHQRVHTGERPFTCPDCGKGFTLLSHLQRHQSVHTGKRPFTCSVCGKTFTQSSHLQSHQRVHTGEKPFTCLDCGKGFTWSSDLLRHQRFHTGEKPFTCSDCGKGFTLLSHLRRHQSIHTGERPFTCSVCGKTFTQSSHLQSHQRVHTGERPFSCSVCGKGFTQSSELQSHQRVHTQEKPFTCSDCGKGFTRSSTLLAHQSVHTGEWSFTCCECGKGFTRSSHLLKHQRVHTGWRPITCSNIGKRFSQPNQPNVHQ